One Spiroplasma endosymbiont of Cantharis nigra DNA segment encodes these proteins:
- a CDS encoding DEAD/DEAH box helicase codes for MNLQFKISEKESNFEELKLELGIKNFNKNNITLCRDMVISKIKKVLDLSFETEEFILTKFFELLNENSLMELMYLNLSTFDNNISKDKANNSTLRNLHAFENKLKDLKENNGTLITGLAFIFKFDKKINKKFNLLKNSIIIYADFCYEKEADNSDTKLWFDITRVESMEFSYESVDSLNIKTITNLIDSVEFLEKNEIDILKLYENKEDFFNLFRSVSRSEILTGKSEEGLNLRGWHDFIIDFKRYLRDKKKVSSQAKLFSLKDFSLEENTNAKENLILMIDSKTKISEGKYKIISSERDDIKTTTSIKSLSGFDINEYINQQITIFNEKITLNLEKIKLDETKINKLLDEKREYTITLREYEKNLDGEQSNNKRAVEEEQKLKKEILNVEKNIDIFEKSNKKNKKIKKDKTSDNLKNNQVIKELKQDLQIFKENLKNISLYLKKTVDQLKLHNEEINKNKNKIGLLDDKLNKLNGSKEELNEDILSFEKEISDYNNLKSNIELSTASFKKVSLKTDPRDDEEKIINFNEIELSSLLKNDYKGKQIWYLSDFDQGLLTKINRYHSAIVMLEKGIYRNPYLATSLEYPELIRVNKFPVIDLDNINLNLNSKQYEALEMALTSNSLSYLQGPPGTGKTQTIAAITYLSCKKNENTLITSFSHEAINNAFDRLKDFFKIDPNIIFYKNTYIRDKEEELSSEGYDYKHMYQNFLYSIDNFILKDFDNQDNDEFDSFSEQYNFSKGEINFVPTFLMQMIKNQEYDKYNLKNYKWIYSESMAKNLEEEIKEAITYGGSKEEVLDSKTIILERKYEKEIKNYITLDKQISKFIEKYGNFKSDEIVSIDKIIETIIKKVNINSEKTYINKIRNLNKNLKNRVNNSTLNKNEVETFALTALNKELINVIGITTTGKQSITYLNETRDLFIEYPVNFEIIDEVSKSTTIEILNTALLADKIMLAGDYRQLPPNLSDIDESTLKKYFQWKTKKDADDKTNESEFKIFRTKIEKLFLFPLFKNHAQKLKGIGDKAAYKFLNIQHRFNEEIMDIVNFVYDEEEKLQLPSTKRNEIIVKLNYDKTYSNAVNILDTSYISEKFVKYVKENSKYSQTLNIFQGQVSFDQKISLFNNRSLGSAFNEYNAYCIVELIKKIKEDVLINPNQIGIIAVTKSQKIIIRDMLRESIKDNNYLSQIKIDTVDNFQGREKDIIIVDLVRGKQLLTVDRIIRDFKSRNIDFYKSIERLNVAVSRARHKLIIVGAVEDYFRSEVKPLIDNEKGEQTPLNIFDLWFEKVEDNEGVIRTWKI; via the coding sequence ATGAATCTGCAATTTAAAATTTCGGAGAAAGAGTCAAATTTTGAAGAACTTAAACTTGAATTAGGTATTAAAAATTTTAATAAAAATAACATTACTTTATGTAGAGATATGGTTATTTCAAAAATTAAAAAAGTATTAGATTTAAGTTTTGAAACTGAAGAATTTATACTTACTAAATTTTTTGAATTATTAAATGAAAATAGTTTAATGGAGTTAATGTATTTAAACTTATCAACTTTTGATAATAATATTAGTAAAGATAAAGCTAATAACTCAACTCTTAGAAATTTACATGCCTTTGAAAATAAATTAAAAGATTTGAAAGAAAATAATGGCACATTGATAACTGGATTGGCCTTTATTTTTAAGTTTGATAAAAAAATTAATAAGAAATTTAATTTACTAAAAAACTCAATTATTATTTATGCAGATTTTTGCTATGAAAAAGAGGCAGATAATTCAGATACAAAACTTTGATTTGATATAACAAGGGTTGAGTCTATGGAGTTTAGTTATGAATCTGTTGATTCATTAAATATTAAAACAATAACTAATTTAATTGATAGTGTAGAATTTCTTGAAAAAAATGAAATAGATATTTTAAAGCTATATGAAAATAAAGAAGACTTTTTTAACTTATTTAGATCCGTTTCAAGATCTGAAATTCTTACTGGAAAATCTGAAGAAGGTCTAAATTTAAGAGGTTGACATGACTTTATTATTGATTTTAAAAGATATTTAAGAGACAAAAAAAAGGTGTCTTCCCAAGCAAAACTTTTTTCACTTAAAGATTTTTCTTTAGAAGAAAACACAAATGCAAAAGAGAATTTGATATTAATGATTGATAGTAAGACAAAAATTTCAGAGGGAAAGTATAAAATTATCTCAAGTGAAAGAGATGATATAAAAACAACTACTTCAATAAAATCTTTATCAGGCTTTGATATAAATGAATATATTAATCAACAAATTACTATTTTTAATGAAAAAATTACTCTAAATCTAGAGAAAATAAAATTAGATGAAACAAAAATTAACAAATTATTAGATGAAAAACGAGAATACACAATAACTTTAAGAGAATATGAAAAAAACTTAGATGGTGAACAAAGCAATAATAAAAGAGCCGTTGAAGAGGAACAAAAATTAAAAAAAGAAATATTAAATGTGGAAAAAAATATAGATATTTTTGAAAAAAGTAATAAAAAAAATAAAAAAATAAAAAAAGATAAAACATCTGATAATTTAAAAAATAATCAAGTTATTAAGGAATTGAAACAAGATTTACAGATTTTTAAAGAAAATTTAAAAAATATAAGTTTGTATTTAAAAAAAACAGTAGACCAATTAAAACTACATAATGAAGAAATAAATAAAAATAAAAATAAAATAGGTTTATTAGACGATAAATTAAATAAATTAAATGGTTCAAAGGAAGAATTAAACGAAGATATTTTAAGTTTTGAAAAAGAAATTAGTGACTATAATAATTTAAAAAGTAATATTGAATTATCAACTGCTAGTTTTAAAAAAGTATCTTTAAAAACTGACCCAAGAGATGACGAAGAAAAAATAATAAATTTTAATGAAATTGAATTATCATCTTTATTAAAAAATGATTATAAGGGAAAACAAATTTGATATTTATCAGATTTTGATCAGGGTTTGTTAACTAAAATAAATAGGTATCATTCAGCAATTGTAATGCTGGAGAAAGGTATATACAGAAATCCGTATCTTGCAACTTCATTAGAATATCCTGAATTGATTAGAGTAAATAAATTCCCAGTTATTGATTTAGATAATATAAATTTAAACTTAAATTCTAAACAATATGAAGCATTGGAAATGGCTTTAACTTCGAACTCTTTAAGTTATTTACAAGGTCCACCAGGAACTGGAAAAACTCAAACAATTGCTGCAATAACTTATCTTAGTTGTAAAAAAAATGAAAACACTTTAATTACTTCATTTTCTCATGAAGCAATAAATAATGCCTTTGATAGACTTAAAGACTTTTTTAAAATCGATCCCAATATTATTTTTTACAAAAATACTTATATTAGAGATAAAGAAGAAGAATTGAGTAGTGAAGGATATGACTACAAGCATATGTATCAAAATTTTTTATACTCAATTGATAACTTTATACTAAAAGATTTTGATAATCAAGATAATGATGAATTTGATTCATTTTCTGAACAATATAATTTTTCTAAGGGAGAAATAAATTTTGTTCCTACTTTTTTAATGCAAATGATAAAAAATCAAGAATATGACAAATATAATTTAAAAAATTATAAGTGAATTTATTCAGAATCAATGGCAAAAAACTTAGAAGAAGAAATAAAAGAAGCTATTACATATGGTGGTTCAAAAGAAGAAGTTTTAGATAGTAAAACTATAATTCTAGAAAGAAAATATGAAAAAGAAATAAAAAATTACATTACTCTGGATAAACAAATATCTAAGTTTATTGAAAAGTATGGTAATTTTAAATCAGATGAAATTGTTTCAATTGATAAAATCATTGAAACGATAATAAAAAAAGTAAATATTAATTCTGAAAAAACTTATATAAACAAGATAAGAAATCTAAATAAAAATTTGAAAAATAGAGTTAATAATAGCACTCTTAATAAAAATGAAGTTGAAACTTTTGCATTAACAGCATTAAATAAAGAATTAATAAATGTTATAGGTATCACTACAACAGGTAAGCAAAGCATAACCTATTTAAATGAAACAAGAGATTTGTTTATTGAATATCCAGTTAACTTTGAAATAATTGATGAAGTATCTAAATCAACTACAATTGAAATTTTGAATACTGCTTTATTAGCTGATAAAATTATGTTGGCAGGTGACTATAGACAATTACCTCCTAATTTATCTGATATAGATGAGAGTACTTTGAAAAAATATTTTCAATGAAAAACAAAAAAAGATGCAGATGACAAGACAAATGAAAGTGAATTTAAAATATTTAGAACTAAAATAGAAAAGTTATTTTTATTTCCCTTGTTTAAAAATCATGCGCAAAAGTTAAAAGGTATTGGAGATAAAGCTGCATATAAGTTCTTAAATATTCAACATAGATTTAATGAAGAAATTATGGATATAGTTAATTTTGTCTATGATGAAGAAGAAAAATTACAATTACCAAGTACTAAAAGAAATGAAATAATAGTTAAATTAAATTATGATAAAACATATAGTAATGCTGTAAATATTTTAGATACGTCTTACATAAGCGAAAAGTTTGTCAAATATGTTAAAGAAAATTCAAAATACAGTCAAACATTAAATATTTTTCAAGGTCAGGTTTCTTTTGATCAGAAAATTTCTTTATTTAATAACAGATCACTTGGATCAGCATTTAATGAGTACAATGCTTATTGCATTGTTGAACTAATAAAAAAAATAAAAGAAGACGTGTTAATTAATCCCAATCAAATTGGAATTATTGCTGTAACTAAATCACAAAAAATTATTATTAGAGATATGTTAAGAGAGAGCATTAAGGATAATAATTATTTAAGTCAGATTAAAATAGATACGGTAGACAATTTTCAAGGAAGAGAAAAAGACATAATAATAGTTGATCTTGTAAGAGGTAAGCAACTGCTTACTGTAGATAGAATAATTAGAGATTTTAAATCAAGAAATATTGATTTTTATAAGTCAATTGAAAGATTAAATGTAGCCGTTTCAAGAGCAAGACACAAATTAATAATAGTTGGAGCTGTCGAAGATTATTTTAGAAGTGAAGTAAAACCACTAATTGATAATGAAAAAGGTGAACAAACACCTTTAAATATATTTGATTTGTGATTTGAAAAAGTAGAAGATAATGAGGGTGTAATTAGAACATGAAAAATATAA